A segment of the Campylobacter vulpis genome:
GACTTTTACCACAGCACTATCACTTTCTAACAATACTTGATCGCCTAAAATATCTTTCATCGTATTTTTAGCTTGATTAAGCTCATTTTCAGGCACAGTAAAGCCCAAATTTGTCGCACCATTTGTGCCAACATTTTGGATAATCATATCAACATTAATATTCGCCCCAGCAAGACTTGAAAAAATCTCAGCCGCAATACCCGGCTTATCCTCGATATTTCTTAAAGTGATTCTTGCTTGATTTCTATCAAGTGCTATACCACTGACTAAGGCTTGTTCCATTCCATCTTCTTTTGTTATCATTGTTCCCTCATTATTATTAAAACTACTTCTTGTAACTAAATTGACATTTAATTTTTTAGCAAGCTCCACAGAGCGATTTTGCAACACTTTCGCACCCAAACTTGCAAGCTCTAACATCTCTTCATACGAAATTTTATCAAGCTTTTTAGCTCTAGGTTCTATGCGAGGATCAGTCGTATAAACCCCATCGACATCAGTATAAATTTCGCACAAATCAGCATTTAAAGCTCCCGCCACAGCCACCGCACTTAAATCACTTCCCCCACGCCCCAAAGTCGTTACATTGCCTTCTTCATCTACGCCTTGAAAACCTGCAATGATGACGATTTTACCTTTTTTTAGGGCTGCTTTTATCGCACTTGTATCAATGTGCTTAATTCTAGCCTTAGTAAAAACGCTATTTGTGATAATGCCAGCCTTCCTTCCAGAAAAAGAAACAGCCTTGTAACCTAGCTCATTTAAGGCTATGGATAAAAGTGCTGAAGTAACCCTCTCTCCACTGCTTAAAAGCATATCCATATCCGCACCATTAGGATTTTTACTAAAATACTCAGCTTGTTCGATAAGAGAATTTGTAACTCCACTCATAGCAGAAACAACGACTACAAGCTCATTTCCAGCCTTTACGCTTTCTATCACACGCCCAGCCACAGCCCTAATGCGCTCTAAATCCCCAACGCTCGTTCCGCCATATTTTTGAACTATTAGCATTAGATATAACCTTTCTCCTCAAAATATTTAATCACCCTCACATAAATCCCTTTTTTAAAATGATTTACTAGCTCAAAAAGTTCCTTTTTACTTACAAAACGATAATCATCAAATTCAGGGTGCTTGGTATTTAAATCAATCTTAGCATTTGGCTTTAAACGCACCAAAAAATATTTTTGAATTTGCCCATCATAAGGATACATCTTAGAAGCGACCTTACTAGGAAAGTCATAACTTAGCCACTTAGGATACTCTGCTATAAGCTCAATATCTTTCGTGCCTATTTCTTCTTTAAGCTCCCTAAACAAAGCTTCTTTTGCGCTCTCCCCCTCATCAATGCCACCTTGTGGAAATTGCCAAATATCCTCCATATCACTTCTTTTTCCCACAAAAAGCCTACACTCAAAAGGATAAGCAGGAGAAAGGACAATTGCAGCGACATTAGGACGATATTTTTTAGATTTTTGCACAAACTTTCCTTAAAAATCGAATTTTAACAAAAATAAATTACAATTAGAAAATAAAAAAAATAAATTTGAAAGTTTTGATGTATTTTTATATCCATATCCCTTTTTGCGAAAGTAAATGTCATTATTGCTCTTTCACTTCTTTAAAAAAGAAAGACTATGAAGAAGCATATTTTAACGCTTTGATAAAGGATATAGAATTTCAAATTTTTCATTTTAAACTTGCTAAAAGTTCCATCAAAACGCTTTTTATAGGGGGAGGCACTCCAAGTGTTGTGGAGGCAAAATATTACGAAAAGCTTTTTCAAGTCCTAACGCCCTTTTTAAAAGAAAAAGCCGAAATTAGCTGTGAAGCCAACCCCAATTCAAGCAATTTTAACTGGCTTAAAGCAATGAAAGAGCTGGGCATTAACCGCCTTTCTTTTGGTGTTCAAAGTTTTAATGAAACAAAACTTAAATTTCTAGGACGCATTCACTCGCAACAAGCCATTTTCAAAAGCCTTGAAAATGCACAAAAAGCAGGGTTTAATAATGTAAATTTAGATTTGATTTATGATACTAAACTAGACACTAAAAAAATGCTTGAATATGAGCTTTTGCATTTGGAAAAAATTAAGCCTCTTATTAAGCACCTAAGTGCTTATCATCTTAGCATAGAGGAAAATACAGCATTTGCTAAACGATTTCATTATAAAAAAAATGCGTCTAATTTAATGCGTTTTTTCATAAAGGGCATTGAAAATTTAGGCTTTAAACAATATGAAATTAGTAATTTTTCTAAAAACAAACCCTGTCTTCACAATCTTGCCTACTGGCAGGGTCAAAGCTACCTTGCTGCTGGGCTTAGCGGAGTGG
Coding sequences within it:
- a CDS encoding aspartate kinase, with translation MLIVQKYGGTSVGDLERIRAVAGRVIESVKAGNELVVVVSAMSGVTNSLIEQAEYFSKNPNGADMDMLLSSGERVTSALLSIALNELGYKAVSFSGRKAGIITNSVFTKARIKHIDTSAIKAALKKGKIVIIAGFQGVDEEGNVTTLGRGGSDLSAVAVAGALNADLCEIYTDVDGVYTTDPRIEPRAKKLDKISYEEMLELASLGAKVLQNRSVELAKKLNVNLVTRSSFNNNEGTMITKEDGMEQALVSGIALDRNQARITLRNIEDKPGIAAEIFSSLAGANINVDMIIQNVGTNGATNLGFTVPENELNQAKNTMKDILGDQVLLESDSAVVKVSVVGVGMKSHSGVASTAFKALANERINIEMISTSEIKISMIVHEKYGELAVRALHEVYGLDK
- a CDS encoding RNA pyrophosphohydrolase — its product is MQKSKKYRPNVAAIVLSPAYPFECRLFVGKRSDMEDIWQFPQGGIDEGESAKEALFRELKEEIGTKDIELIAEYPKWLSYDFPSKVASKMYPYDGQIQKYFLVRLKPNAKIDLNTKHPEFDDYRFVSKKELFELVNHFKKGIYVRVIKYFEEKGYI
- the hemW gene encoding radical SAM family heme chaperone HemW, which encodes MYFYIHIPFCESKCHYCSFTSLKKKDYEEAYFNALIKDIEFQIFHFKLAKSSIKTLFIGGGTPSVVEAKYYEKLFQVLTPFLKEKAEISCEANPNSSNFNWLKAMKELGINRLSFGVQSFNETKLKFLGRIHSQQAIFKSLENAQKAGFNNVNLDLIYDTKLDTKKMLEYELLHLEKIKPLIKHLSAYHLSIEENTAFAKRFHYKKNASNLMRFFIKGIENLGFKQYEISNFSKNKPCLHNLAYWQGQSYLAAGLSGVGFYENQRFYTHKSLQAYIKEPCFRNIEKLNLEDLNLERLFLGLRSVVGVKEKDLSSAQKVRANLLLKAKKLQFERGRYFNKNFLLSDELALFISS